A window of Streptomyces sp. DG1A-41 contains these coding sequences:
- a CDS encoding M50 family metallopeptidase: MDSTATASLASLWDEVSGTQPDPDLWVVIATLAVALAVVIPHGLWRVSRNAITIAHEGGHGLVALLTGRTLTGIRLHSDTSGLTVSRGKPYGIGMILTAASGYTAPPLLGLGGAALLGAGRITLLLWLATALLLAMLVMIRNAYGALTMIVTGGLFVLVSWLAGLEVQAAFAYVVVWFLLIGGVRPAFELQAKRARGGAGDSDADQLSRLTHVPAGLWFFLFHAVSLCSLIGGGRWLLGQ, from the coding sequence ATGGACAGCACCGCAACCGCCTCGCTCGCCTCCCTCTGGGACGAGGTGTCCGGCACTCAGCCCGACCCCGACCTCTGGGTGGTGATCGCGACTCTGGCAGTCGCGCTCGCCGTGGTGATCCCGCACGGCCTGTGGCGTGTCTCCCGCAACGCCATCACCATCGCCCACGAGGGCGGCCACGGGCTCGTGGCCCTGCTCACCGGCCGCACCCTCACCGGCATACGGCTGCACTCGGACACCAGCGGCCTGACCGTCAGCCGCGGCAAGCCGTACGGCATCGGCATGATCCTCACCGCGGCCTCCGGCTACACCGCCCCGCCCCTGCTCGGCCTCGGCGGCGCGGCCCTGCTGGGCGCCGGCCGCATCACGCTCCTGCTGTGGCTGGCCACGGCCCTGCTTCTGGCCATGCTCGTGATGATCCGCAACGCGTACGGCGCCCTCACCATGATCGTCACCGGCGGCCTGTTCGTCCTGGTGTCCTGGCTGGCCGGCCTCGAGGTCCAGGCGGCGTTCGCGTACGTGGTGGTGTGGTTCCTGCTGATCGGCGGGGTGCGCCCCGCCTTCGAGCTGCAAGCCAAGCGTGCGAGGGGCGGCGCGGGCGACTCGGACGCCGACCAGCTGTCACGCCTGACGCACGTACCGGCGGGATTGTGGTTCTTCCTGTTCCACGCGGTGTCGCTGTGCTCGCTGATCGGGGGAGGGCGCTGGCTACTGGGCCAGTGA
- a CDS encoding CBS domain-containing protein translates to MLVRDAMSTVVLTIGPTHTLRQAAALMAARKVGAAIVHDPDAGGIGILTERDILISVGQGQDPDTERAHAHTTTDVVFATPAWTLEEAAGAMAHGGFRHLIVLEDDAPAGVVSVRDIIRCWAPARQQVPA, encoded by the coding sequence ATGCTCGTCCGTGACGCCATGAGCACCGTCGTCCTCACCATCGGCCCGACCCACACCCTCCGCCAGGCCGCCGCACTGATGGCCGCCCGCAAGGTCGGCGCGGCCATCGTCCACGACCCCGACGCCGGCGGCATCGGCATCCTCACCGAACGCGACATCCTCATCTCCGTGGGTCAGGGCCAGGACCCTGACACGGAACGAGCCCACGCCCACACCACCACCGACGTCGTGTTCGCCACTCCGGCCTGGACCCTGGAGGAGGCGGCCGGCGCCATGGCACACGGCGGCTTCCGTCACCTGATCGTGCTCGAGGACGACGCGCCCGCCGGCGTCGTCTCGGTCCGCGACATCATCCGCTGCTGGGCACCGGCCCGTCAGCAGGTACCCGCCTGA
- a CDS encoding multidrug efflux SMR transporter, whose product MAWLLVIVAGLLETGFAVCLKLSHGFTRLWPTLAFCVFALGSFGLLTLALKKLDVGPAYAVWTGIGAAGTAIYGMVFLGDLVSTLKIVSISLVIIGVIGLQLSGSAH is encoded by the coding sequence ATGGCGTGGCTGCTGGTCATAGTGGCGGGGTTGCTGGAGACCGGCTTCGCCGTGTGTCTGAAGCTGTCGCACGGTTTCACACGGCTCTGGCCGACGCTCGCGTTCTGCGTCTTCGCCCTCGGCAGCTTCGGCCTGCTGACCCTGGCGCTGAAGAAGCTCGACGTGGGTCCCGCCTACGCCGTGTGGACCGGTATCGGCGCGGCGGGCACGGCGATCTACGGCATGGTGTTCCTCGGCGACCTGGTGTCGACGCTGAAGATCGTGTCGATCAGCCTCGTCATCATCGGTGTGATCGGGCTTCAGCTGTCGGGTTCGGCGCACTGA
- the aroA gene encoding 3-phosphoshikimate 1-carboxyvinyltransferase — MAPNTADTALWPAPHASGAVDATVHVPGSKSVTNRALVLASLASEPGWLRRPLRSRDTLLMAGALRAMGIEIEEGVGPDGTGEAWRVLPTGLRGPATVDVGNAGTVMRFLPPVAALADGPVRFDGDPRSYERPLNGVIDALRQLGARIDDDGRGALPLTVHGSGALDGGPVAIDASSSSQFVSALLLSGPRFNQGVEVRHTGATLPSMPHIRMTVDMLRAVGAQVDTPESGGEPNVWRVTPGALLGRDLTIEPDLSNAQPFLAAALVTGGRVVIPDWPARTTQPGDRLREIFTEMGGSCELTEFGLVFTGSGSIHGIDVDLSEVGELTPGVAAVAALADSPSTLRGVAHLRLHETDRLAALTKEINELGGDVTETADGLHIRPRRLHGGIFHTYDDHRMATAGAIIGLVVEGVQIENVATTAKTLPDFPDLWTGMLGA; from the coding sequence ATGGCCCCGAACACCGCAGACACCGCCCTCTGGCCCGCCCCGCACGCGAGCGGAGCCGTCGACGCGACGGTCCACGTGCCCGGGTCCAAGTCGGTCACCAACCGCGCCCTGGTCCTCGCCTCCCTCGCCTCCGAGCCCGGCTGGCTGCGCCGCCCCCTACGCTCCCGCGACACCCTGCTGATGGCCGGCGCGCTGCGCGCCATGGGCATCGAGATCGAGGAAGGCGTCGGCCCGGACGGCACCGGCGAGGCCTGGCGCGTGCTCCCCACGGGCCTGCGCGGCCCGGCCACGGTCGACGTCGGCAACGCCGGCACGGTGATGCGGTTCCTGCCGCCGGTCGCCGCGCTCGCCGACGGTCCCGTCCGCTTCGACGGCGATCCCCGCTCGTACGAGCGTCCCCTGAACGGAGTCATCGACGCGCTGCGTCAGCTCGGCGCCCGCATCGACGACGACGGCCGTGGCGCGCTGCCGTTGACCGTGCACGGCAGCGGCGCCCTGGACGGCGGCCCCGTGGCCATCGACGCGTCCTCCTCGTCACAGTTCGTGAGCGCCCTGCTGCTGTCCGGTCCGCGCTTCAACCAGGGCGTCGAGGTCCGCCACACCGGCGCCACGCTGCCCTCCATGCCGCACATCCGCATGACCGTCGACATGCTGCGCGCGGTCGGCGCCCAGGTGGACACGCCCGAGTCGGGCGGCGAGCCGAACGTCTGGCGGGTCACGCCCGGCGCGCTGCTCGGCCGCGACCTGACGATCGAGCCGGACCTGTCCAACGCCCAGCCGTTCCTGGCGGCCGCGCTGGTGACCGGCGGCCGGGTCGTCATCCCGGACTGGCCGGCCCGCACCACCCAGCCCGGTGACCGGCTGCGCGAGATCTTCACCGAGATGGGCGGCTCCTGCGAACTGACCGAGTTCGGGCTCGTGTTCACCGGCTCCGGCTCGATCCACGGCATCGACGTCGACCTGAGCGAGGTCGGCGAGCTGACGCCGGGCGTCGCGGCGGTCGCGGCCCTCGCGGACTCCCCGTCGACCCTGCGCGGCGTGGCCCACCTGCGGCTGCACGAGACGGACCGGCTGGCCGCGCTGACCAAGGAGATCAACGAACTCGGCGGAGACGTCACGGAGACCGCCGACGGTCTGCACATCCGCCCGCGCCGACTGCACGGCGGGATCTTCCACACGTACGACGACCACCGCATGGCGACGGCCGGCGCGATCATCGGCCTCGTGGTCGAGGGAGTGCAGATCGAGAACGTGGCGACGACGGCCAAGACCCTGCCCGACTTCCCCGACCTGTGGACCGGGATGCTCGGGGCGTAG
- the hisN gene encoding histidinol-phosphatase encodes MPDYLDDLRLAHVLADAADAATTDRFKALDLKVETKPDMTPVSEADKAAEELIRGQLARARPRDAILGEEYGVEGTGPRRWVIDPIDGTKNYVRGVPVWATLISLMEAGEGGFHPVVGVVSAPALGRRWWAAKGYGAFSGRSLTKATRLQVSRVGKLADASFAYSSLSGWEEQGRLDGFLDLTREVWRTRAYGDFWPYMMVAEGAVDMCAEPELSLWDMAANAIIVTEAGGTFTGLDSRPGPHSGNAAASNGLLHDELLGYLNQRY; translated from the coding sequence ATGCCCGACTACCTCGACGACCTGCGTCTCGCCCACGTCCTCGCCGACGCCGCCGACGCCGCGACGACGGACCGGTTCAAGGCCCTCGACCTCAAGGTCGAGACCAAACCGGACATGACCCCTGTGAGCGAAGCGGACAAGGCCGCCGAAGAACTCATCCGCGGCCAACTCGCCCGCGCCCGCCCCAGGGACGCGATCCTCGGCGAGGAGTACGGCGTCGAGGGCACCGGCCCCCGCCGCTGGGTGATCGACCCGATCGACGGCACCAAGAACTACGTACGCGGCGTCCCCGTCTGGGCCACCCTCATCTCCCTGATGGAAGCCGGCGAGGGCGGCTTCCATCCCGTCGTCGGCGTCGTCTCCGCCCCCGCCCTCGGCCGCCGCTGGTGGGCCGCGAAGGGCTACGGCGCGTTCTCCGGCCGCAGCCTCACGAAGGCGACCCGCCTCCAGGTCTCCCGCGTCGGAAAACTCGCCGACGCCTCCTTCGCGTACTCCTCGCTCAGCGGCTGGGAGGAGCAGGGCCGCCTGGACGGCTTCCTGGACCTCACCCGCGAGGTGTGGCGCACGCGCGCGTACGGCGACTTCTGGCCGTACATGATGGTCGCCGAGGGCGCCGTCGACATGTGCGCCGAGCCGGAGCTGTCGCTCTGGGACATGGCCGCCAACGCGATCATCGTCACCGAGGCCGGCGGCACCTTCACCGGACTCGACTCCCGCCCGGGCCCGCACAGCGGCAACGCGGCCGCGTCGAACGGCCTGCTGCACGACGAGTTGCTGGGGTATCTCAACCAGCGCTACTGA
- a CDS encoding AMP-binding protein: protein MGETPSGELRGTRSGHRGIALLHGNCGTSRSSWPTISSPPGSAPGTPFRSRWRGRSSSFRHSSVSCSRGRLACRSTRWPRRLAWAGSSTRSAPSWSSPTGPTRAASAGRICRTVTASSRCPRRPGGSASSRSRPPGPEEPAYITYTSGSTGRPKGVIVPHRGVIRLVRDPVFCAIGPGDQVANTCNPAFDVTTFEIWNTLTAGATLVVLPSVITTCWT from the coding sequence ATGGGTGAAACGCCGTCCGGAGAGTTGCGCGGTACGCGTTCCGGCCACCGGGGAATCGCTCTCCTACACGGGAACTGTGGGACGTCTCGCAGCAGTTGGCCGACGATCTCGTCGCCGCCGGGGTCCGCCCCGGGGACGCCGTTCCGGTCGCGGTGGAGAGGTCGCTCGAGCTCGTTCCGGCATTCCTCGGTGTCCTGCTCGCGGGGGCGGCTTGCGTGCCGCTCGACGCGATGGCCCCGGAGGCTCGCCTGGGCGGGATCCTCGACGAGGTCGGCGCCGAGCTGGTCGTCACCTACGGGCCCCACTCGCGCCGCGAGCGCTGGGCGAATCTGCCGGACGGTCACCGCATCGTCCCGGTGCCCACGTCGGCCTGGCGGGTCGGCGTCGTCGCGGAGCCGGCCCCCCGGCCCGGAGGAGCCTGCCTACATCACCTACACCTCCGGATCGACGGGTCGGCCCAAGGGAGTGATCGTGCCGCACCGGGGCGTGATCCGGCTGGTTCGCGATCCCGTCTTCTGCGCCATCGGGCCCGGCGACCAGGTGGCCAACACCTGCAACCCCGCGTTCGACGTCACGACCTTCGAGATCTGGAACACCCTCACCGCGGGCGCCACGCTCGTGGTGCTGCCCTCCGTAATCACCACGTGCTGGACCTGA
- a CDS encoding TetR/AcrR family transcriptional regulator has product MMPAARESLLDAAYAALARRPWSAVRMVDVAAAAGVSRQTLYNEFGSKDGLARALVRREADGYLAGVDRALIAHSDPGDRLTATAEWTTSMARENALVRAMLTGCWSERLPSPTPSAVAPTSAVPAQRRADGPLPSPGDFVALVRDRAVTALAGSGTPGPDTADLARSCELAVRLALSCVAAPPGDGGVADLVRSILQRQAG; this is encoded by the coding sequence TTGATGCCTGCAGCGCGTGAATCTCTGCTGGACGCCGCTTACGCGGCGCTGGCGCGCCGGCCGTGGTCCGCCGTGCGGATGGTGGACGTGGCCGCGGCGGCAGGAGTGTCCCGGCAGACGCTGTACAACGAGTTCGGCAGCAAGGACGGGCTCGCCCGGGCGCTCGTGAGGAGAGAGGCGGACGGATATCTCGCCGGTGTCGACCGCGCGCTCATCGCGCACAGCGACCCGGGCGACCGGCTCACCGCCACCGCCGAGTGGACCACCTCGATGGCCCGCGAGAACGCCCTCGTCCGCGCCATGCTCACCGGCTGCTGGAGCGAACGGCTGCCGTCCCCGACCCCGTCGGCGGTGGCCCCCACCTCCGCCGTACCGGCCCAGCGCCGTGCCGACGGCCCACTGCCCTCACCCGGCGACTTCGTCGCCCTCGTCCGCGACCGGGCCGTCACCGCCCTGGCAGGATCCGGCACCCCCGGGCCCGACACCGCCGACCTGGCCCGCTCCTGCGAACTCGCCGTCCGGCTCGCGCTGTCCTGCGTGGCCGCGCCACCCGGCGACGGCGGCGTCGCGGACCTGGTCCGCAGCATCCTTCAGCGGCAGGCCGGCTGA
- a CDS encoding thioesterase domain-containing protein, whose amino-acid sequence MEHPHRGRHARGAALRNHHVLDLMLRVLRNDLAIVDTYRRHAGPPLDVPVSVFTGRDDPVAPAETAAFWSEHMSARTTTHSWPGGHFYLFERAEVVSSAMRQEIDAACHAAR is encoded by the coding sequence CTGGAACACCCTCACCGCGGGCGCCACGCTCGTGGTGCTGCCCTCCGTAATCACCACGTGCTGGACCTGATGCTGCGGGTGCTGCGCAACGACCTCGCGATCGTGGACACGTACCGGAGGCACGCCGGGCCGCCACTGGACGTTCCCGTCTCGGTGTTCACCGGCCGGGACGATCCGGTGGCTCCCGCGGAGACAGCCGCCTTCTGGAGTGAGCACATGTCAGCCCGGACCACGACGCATTCCTGGCCGGGCGGCCACTTCTACCTGTTCGAGCGTGCGGAAGTCGTCAGCTCCGCCATGCGGCAGGAGATCGACGCCGCCTGCCATGCGGCGAGGTGA
- the rsgA gene encoding ribosome small subunit-dependent GTPase A — protein MRRYGKHTDEDDIRTRPGRRNTRPRTNIRPKHEDAAEGLVLTVDRGRLTCLVGDRVVMAMKARELGRKAAVVGDRVALVGDMSGKKDTLARIVRIEERTSVLRRTADDDDPYERVVVANADQLAVVTALADPEPRPRLIDRCLVAAYAGGLDPLLVLTKSDLAPPDKLLELYGHLDIPYVVTSREELQNGSAVARVREQLDGKITAFVGHSGVGKTTLVNALVPEEQRRTTGHVNAVTGRGRHTTTSALALPLAGSDGWVIDTPGLRSFGLHHVDPAQVIHAFPDLEPGTEGCPRACSHDEPDCALDAWVAEGHADPARLYSLRRLLSTRERKEGD, from the coding sequence ATGCGCCGTTACGGCAAGCACACCGACGAGGACGACATCCGCACCCGTCCCGGCCGCCGGAACACCCGGCCCCGGACGAACATCCGGCCCAAGCACGAGGACGCCGCCGAGGGCCTCGTCCTCACCGTCGACCGGGGCCGCCTGACCTGCCTCGTCGGGGACCGCGTGGTGATGGCGATGAAGGCCCGCGAACTGGGCCGAAAGGCGGCGGTGGTCGGCGACCGCGTGGCGCTCGTCGGCGACATGTCCGGCAAGAAGGACACGCTCGCGAGGATCGTCCGCATCGAGGAGCGGACGTCCGTGCTCCGCCGCACCGCGGACGACGACGACCCGTACGAGCGCGTGGTCGTCGCCAACGCCGACCAGCTGGCCGTCGTCACCGCCCTGGCCGACCCGGAGCCCCGCCCCCGGCTGATCGACCGCTGTCTGGTCGCTGCCTACGCCGGCGGCCTGGACCCGCTGCTGGTCCTGACCAAGTCGGACCTCGCCCCGCCCGACAAGTTGCTGGAGCTGTACGGCCACCTCGACATCCCCTACGTCGTCACCAGCCGCGAGGAACTCCAGAACGGCAGCGCCGTCGCCCGTGTACGGGAACAGCTCGACGGCAAGATCACCGCGTTCGTCGGCCACTCCGGTGTCGGCAAGACCACTCTGGTCAACGCGCTGGTCCCGGAGGAACAGCGGCGTACGACGGGGCATGTGAACGCGGTGACGGGCCGCGGCCGGCACACCACCACCTCGGCGCTCGCCCTGCCGCTGGCGGGCAGCGACGGCTGGGTGATCGACACGCCGGGCCTACGGTCCTTCGGGCTGCACCACGTGGACCCGGCCCAGGTCATCCACGCCTTCCCCGACCTGGAGCCGGGCACCGAGGGGTGCCCCCGCGCGTGCAGCCACGACGAGCCCGACTGCGCGCTGGACGCGTGGGTGGCCGAGGGGCACGCGGATCCGGCGCGGCTGTACTCATTGCGGCGACTGCTGTCCACGCGGGAGCGGAAGGAAGGCGACTGA
- a CDS encoding Fur family transcriptional regulator — translation MSDLLERLRGRGWRMTAQRRVVAEVLDGEHVHLTADEVHARAVAKLPEISRATVYNTLGELVSLGEVLEVSTDQRAKRYDPNAHQPHHHLVCAQCGAIRDVHPVGNPLADLPDSERFGFTVSDVEVTYRGVCPNCAAA, via the coding sequence ATGAGCGACCTTCTGGAACGACTGCGCGGACGCGGATGGCGGATGACCGCGCAGCGGCGCGTCGTGGCCGAGGTCCTCGACGGCGAACACGTCCATCTGACGGCCGACGAGGTCCACGCCCGGGCCGTCGCCAAGCTGCCCGAGATCTCCCGGGCGACCGTCTACAACACGCTCGGCGAGCTCGTGTCGCTCGGCGAGGTGCTCGAGGTCTCCACCGACCAGCGCGCCAAGCGATACGACCCGAACGCCCACCAGCCGCACCACCACCTGGTCTGCGCCCAGTGCGGCGCGATCCGTGACGTGCACCCGGTCGGCAACCCGCTGGCGGACCTCCCCGACTCGGAGCGCTTCGGCTTCACCGTCTCGGACGTCGAGGTGACGTACCGCGGCGTCTGCCCGAACTGCGCGGCCGCCTAG